A genomic segment from Bacteroidia bacterium encodes:
- the clpX gene encoding ATP-dependent Clp protease ATP-binding subunit ClpX — translation MAGKGNLISCSFCGRDKKDTTMLIAGQEAHICNHCVEQAWNILKVEQSDKAKTSFATVQLHKPAEIKSHLDQYVIGQDEAKRVLSVAVYNHYKRITQKPAKMKAEDVEIEKSNIVMVGETGTGKTLLARTIARILNVPFCIADATVLTEAGYVGEDVESILTRLLQAADYNVAAAERGIVFIDEIDKISRKGDNPSITRDVSGEGVQQGLLKLLEGSAVGVPPQGGRKHPEQKMIQVDTRNILFICGGAFDGIDKIIARRMRSQTIGYSTGKEGEELDKDNLLQYVSPQDMRTFGLIPELIGRLPVLTFLNTLDRATLRRILTEPKNSLIRQYQRLFEMDNVKLSFEPDALEFIVDKAMEFKLGARGLRSICEAIMMDAMFEVPGKKASELHITAVYAKEKITRSRLSRLKAA, via the coding sequence ATGGCCGGAAAGGGTAACCTGATTTCCTGTTCCTTCTGCGGACGGGATAAGAAAGACACCACCATGCTGATCGCCGGTCAGGAGGCGCATATTTGTAATCATTGTGTTGAGCAGGCCTGGAACATCCTGAAGGTGGAGCAAAGCGATAAAGCCAAAACTTCATTTGCCACCGTACAATTACATAAGCCGGCCGAGATCAAATCCCACCTTGACCAGTATGTGATTGGTCAGGATGAGGCCAAGCGCGTACTCTCCGTGGCGGTGTACAATCATTACAAACGCATTACGCAGAAGCCCGCCAAAATGAAGGCGGAAGATGTGGAGATTGAAAAGTCTAACATCGTAATGGTGGGCGAAACCGGAACGGGGAAAACGCTTCTGGCCCGCACCATCGCCCGTATCCTCAATGTGCCGTTCTGCATCGCCGATGCAACTGTACTCACAGAGGCCGGTTATGTGGGAGAGGACGTGGAGAGCATACTTACCCGCCTGCTGCAGGCTGCGGATTATAATGTGGCAGCTGCAGAGAGAGGTATTGTATTCATAGACGAAATAGACAAAATCTCTCGTAAAGGCGATAATCCCTCCATCACCCGCGACGTTTCCGGTGAAGGTGTACAGCAGGGATTACTGAAACTGCTGGAGGGATCTGCAGTCGGTGTTCCTCCGCAGGGCGGACGTAAGCATCCGGAGCAGAAAATGATCCAGGTAGATACAAGGAATATACTTTTTATCTGCGGCGGAGCCTTCGACGGTATTGATAAGATCATCGCCCGGCGAATGCGCTCACAAACCATTGGATACAGTACTGGAAAAGAGGGGGAAGAGCTGGACAAGGATAATCTTCTGCAGTATGTTTCTCCGCAGGATATGCGCACGTTCGGTCTTATCCCTGAACTTATCGGCCGATTACCCGTACTCACTTTTCTGAATACACTCGACCGTGCTACTCTGCGCAGAATTCTCACCGAACCCAAAAATTCTCTGATCCGCCAGTATCAGCGCCTTTTCGAAATGGATAATGTGAAACTTAGCTTTGAACCGGATGCACTCGAGTTCATCGTTGACAAGGCCATGGAATTCAAATTGGGAGCACGCGGACTTCGTTCGATATGTGAAGCAATTATGATGGATGCCATGTTTGAAGTGCCCGGTAAAAAGGCATCTGAACTTCACATAACAGCTGTTTACGCCAAAGAAAAAATTACCCGTTCAAGGCTGAGCCGTCTGAAGGCCGCCTGA
- the clpP gene encoding ATP-dependent Clp endopeptidase proteolytic subunit ClpP: MYPKDEFRRYAVKHHGISSMFYDQYTSSLTPYIIEERQLNVAQMDVFSRLMMDRIIFLGTGINDQVANIIQAQLLFLESVDAKRDIQIYLNSPGGSVYAGLGIYDTMQYITPDVATICTGMAASMGAVLMCAGEKGKRTALPHSRVMIHQPLGGAEGQASDIEITAREILKLKKELYDIIAKHSGQEFSRVEKDSDRDYWMTAEEAKSYGMIDEVLVRNSK; encoded by the coding sequence ATGTACCCAAAAGATGAATTCAGGAGATATGCTGTGAAACACCACGGGATCTCATCCATGTTTTATGACCAGTACACCTCCTCGCTCACTCCTTACATTATCGAGGAACGCCAGCTGAACGTGGCGCAGATGGACGTTTTCTCACGCCTTATGATGGACCGGATCATTTTCCTGGGAACGGGAATTAACGATCAGGTGGCGAACATTATCCAGGCGCAGCTGCTTTTTCTTGAATCGGTTGATGCCAAGCGCGATATCCAGATCTATCTGAATTCGCCCGGGGGCAGTGTGTATGCAGGTCTGGGAATATATGATACAATGCAGTATATAACCCCGGATGTAGCCACCATCTGTACCGGGATGGCTGCTTCAATGGGAGCAGTATTGATGTGCGCGGGCGAAAAGGGAAAGCGTACCGCGCTTCCGCATAGCCGCGTAATGATTCACCAGCCGCTGGGCGGCGCAGAAGGACAGGCTTCCGATATCGAAATCACTGCCAGGGAAATCCTTAAGCTAAAGAAGGAGTTGTACGACATCATCGCCAAACACAGCGGGCAGGAATTCTCGCGCGTAGAGAAGGATTCTGACCGCGACTACTGGATGACGGCTGAAGAGGCTAAATCCTATGGAATGATTGATGAAGTGCTGGTAAGAAATTCAAAATAA
- a CDS encoding phosphatidylserine decarboxylase family protein — protein sequence MIHREGRPTIILSVLFCSLILFAAFYFAPEIHWLHVVCILLSLFIMVTVLQFFRNPTRNWRKNEDFIISPADGKVVVIEETSETEYFKDRRIQISVFMSPVNVHVNRNPVSGTVKLAKYHPGLYLVAWHPKSSTENERTTLVIAHPKGQILFRQIAGAMARRICQYLREGQEVKQSEEMGFIKFGSRVDVFIPLNARIKVKLGETVRGGITTLAEW from the coding sequence ATGATCCATCGCGAAGGCCGGCCTACTATCATTCTGTCTGTACTTTTCTGCAGTCTGATCCTTTTTGCTGCATTTTACTTCGCTCCCGAAATCCACTGGCTTCATGTCGTCTGCATTCTTTTGTCGCTGTTTATAATGGTAACAGTGCTCCAGTTCTTCCGGAATCCAACCCGCAACTGGAGAAAAAATGAAGACTTCATCATTTCCCCCGCGGATGGAAAAGTGGTGGTAATAGAAGAGACATCAGAAACCGAATATTTTAAAGACCGCCGGATTCAAATCAGCGTGTTCATGTCGCCGGTAAACGTGCATGTGAATCGTAATCCGGTATCCGGAACGGTTAAGCTGGCAAAGTACCATCCCGGGCTGTACCTCGTTGCCTGGCATCCGAAATCCTCTACCGAAAACGAGCGTACTACCCTGGTGATCGCTCATCCCAAAGGACAAATCCTCTTCCGGCAAATCGCCGGCGCCATGGCCCGACGGATTTGTCAGTATCTCCGGGAGGGGCAGGAAGTGAAACAATCTGAGGAAATGGGATTTATAAAATTCGGTTCCCGCGTGGATGTTTTTATACCATTGAACGCACGCATAAAAGTAAAGCTGGGTGAAACCGTACGGGGTGGAATTACGACCCTGGCCGAATGGTGA
- the feoB gene encoding ferrous iron transport protein B yields MRIALVGNPNSGKSTLFNRLTGLRQRTGNFPGVTVEKKSGTFCLPDGRDVEITDLPGTYSLYPRSLDERITAEFILNPDLGPHAALVIADASNLKRSLFLISQLQDTRIPMVVALNMIDLAIKNGDKLDLEKLNKEFNAVFVPCNSRSGEGVVDVLHALESLQAVHTGIEPALFASAREEEQREESVRRYSRIGSILREAYVPGKNKMNSITSKADKILTHRIAGFAIFLFILFIIFQSLFYLSAWPMDIIDGWFSSFSAWVKDKTGTGELSSLIAEGIIPGVGGVLMFVPQIAFLFLFITLLEDTGYMSRVSFIMDRLFRKFGMSGRSVIPLMSGMACAIPAILGTRTVSNRKERMITLFVTPMMSCSARLPVFAFMIALVIPDQMLGGFIQLQGLVLMGLYLLGFLGALLTAWVMKWLLKSNERSYFIMELPVYRYPRWTSVGQTIIDKVKIFIKDAGLVIVAISILLWYLAAHGPGNEFQKIEERIRSEVQAGIIPADKAAAAEASEKLRASWAGYIGRGIEPVIAPLGFDWKIGIALITSFAAREVFVGTMATIYSLEDESVSTSTLQKLRSQTNVQGEKVFSLATGCSLMIFYVYAMQCMSTFAVVYRETKSWKWPVIQTVFLSCFAWITSFLTFTLLS; encoded by the coding sequence CTGCGCATTGCACTGGTTGGGAATCCCAACAGTGGCAAATCAACCCTGTTTAACCGGCTGACAGGCCTGCGTCAGCGCACGGGAAATTTTCCGGGCGTAACGGTTGAAAAAAAATCCGGCACCTTTTGCCTTCCGGACGGACGCGATGTTGAAATCACAGATCTTCCCGGTACCTACTCTTTGTATCCGCGTTCCCTGGATGAACGGATAACCGCCGAATTCATTCTGAATCCGGACTTGGGTCCGCATGCAGCACTCGTAATTGCAGACGCTTCGAATCTTAAACGGTCGCTCTTCCTGATCTCCCAGCTGCAGGACACCAGGATCCCGATGGTAGTAGCTTTAAATATGATTGATCTCGCCATCAAGAACGGGGATAAGCTGGATCTCGAAAAGCTGAATAAAGAGTTCAATGCAGTATTTGTGCCCTGCAACAGCCGGAGCGGTGAAGGTGTAGTTGACGTGCTGCACGCGCTCGAATCCCTACAAGCTGTTCATACAGGAATTGAACCGGCGCTGTTCGCCTCCGCCAGGGAAGAGGAGCAGCGGGAAGAATCCGTTCGCCGCTACAGCCGGATCGGATCCATTCTCCGCGAAGCGTATGTTCCGGGGAAAAACAAGATGAATTCCATTACTTCAAAAGCAGATAAAATACTGACTCACCGTATTGCAGGATTTGCCATTTTCCTGTTCATTCTCTTCATAATATTTCAGTCCCTGTTCTACCTCAGTGCCTGGCCCATGGATATTATCGACGGCTGGTTCAGCAGTTTCAGCGCCTGGGTAAAGGACAAAACAGGTACAGGAGAACTGTCGTCGCTTATTGCAGAGGGAATCATTCCCGGGGTGGGAGGTGTACTCATGTTTGTGCCACAGATCGCTTTTCTTTTTCTGTTCATCACTCTGTTGGAAGACACCGGTTACATGTCGCGTGTGAGTTTTATCATGGACCGCTTATTCCGGAAATTTGGTATGAGCGGAAGAAGTGTAATCCCACTTATGAGCGGCATGGCCTGCGCAATTCCTGCGATTTTAGGAACACGTACAGTCAGCAACCGGAAAGAGAGGATGATCACTCTTTTTGTAACACCCATGATGAGTTGCAGCGCGCGCTTACCCGTATTTGCCTTCATGATTGCATTGGTAATACCAGATCAGATGCTTGGAGGTTTCATCCAGTTGCAGGGGCTTGTGCTTATGGGATTGTATCTGCTTGGTTTTCTGGGGGCCCTGCTTACCGCATGGGTGATGAAATGGCTGCTTAAAAGCAATGAGCGCAGTTATTTCATCATGGAACTCCCTGTGTACCGTTATCCCCGCTGGACTTCCGTAGGACAGACGATTATTGATAAAGTCAAAATATTCATCAAGGATGCCGGACTGGTAATTGTAGCTATTTCCATTTTGTTGTGGTACCTGGCCGCACACGGACCTGGCAACGAGTTTCAAAAAATTGAAGAACGCATCCGCTCCGAAGTACAGGCCGGCATAATTCCTGCAGATAAAGCCGCGGCAGCGGAAGCCTCTGAAAAACTGCGGGCTTCGTGGGCCGGGTATATTGGAAGAGGCATTGAGCCGGTGATAGCACCACTGGGATTCGACTGGAAGATTGGCATCGCGCTCATTACGTCGTTTGCCGCCCGTGAAGTATTTGTTGGCACCATGGCCACTATCTATTCTTTGGAAGATGAGAGTGTTTCTACATCCACTCTTCAGAAATTACGTTCGCAAACGAATGTACAGGGTGAAAAAGTTTTTTCTCTGGCCACCGGCTGCAGCCTGATGATCTTCTATGTATACGCTATGCAGTGCATGAGTACCTTTGCGGTGGTATACCGGGAAACAAAAAGCTGGAAGTGGCCCGTTATTCAAACGGTGTTCCTGAGCTGTTTTGCCTGGATAACGAGCTTTCTAACCTTTACGCTTTTAAGCTGA
- the tig gene encoding trigger factor: protein MNITQEKIDPLHAVVKVKLAPEDYQAQVDSALKDYSKKVNMPGFRPGKVPVGMIRKMYGKSILADELNKILNDSVHKYIRENNIEILGNPLPAVDEQVNIDWENQKEFEFTYDIGLAPAFELSLSKSEKVPFYSVRIDETLVGKYIEDLSRRYGKLINPEISEEKDWLTADLVEISESGEIIPGGLFKSSSIFTERISNGELRGKFTGLKPESTLELSGNDFSDGEDAAYFAQLLQTNADKLKATRLKVTLKNINRLTPAELNQDLFDKIYGPGAVNSPEEFRARVREELSRMFEGEKDVKFRNTVRKMLLGKLNLALPDTFLKRWIRAVNDKPVTEEQVEVEYPSYAEQLKWQLIENKLLKDNDIKIADTEVLEHVKQLVKSEYERMGRTDVEETELNGVAHSVLSKEDEARKIYSQLYDQRLLALYKDKLTLDVQEVSYEEFQKI, encoded by the coding sequence ATGAATATCACACAGGAAAAGATCGACCCGCTGCATGCGGTAGTAAAGGTAAAGCTGGCACCGGAGGATTACCAGGCGCAAGTGGATTCCGCACTGAAGGATTATTCAAAAAAGGTGAATATGCCCGGTTTCAGGCCAGGTAAAGTGCCTGTTGGGATGATCCGGAAAATGTATGGGAAATCCATCCTCGCCGATGAATTGAATAAGATCCTCAACGATTCAGTGCATAAATATATCAGAGAAAATAACATCGAAATTCTCGGAAACCCTCTTCCGGCTGTGGATGAGCAGGTGAATATTGACTGGGAGAATCAGAAGGAATTTGAATTCACCTATGATATCGGACTCGCACCGGCTTTTGAACTCAGCCTTTCCAAGTCTGAAAAAGTACCCTTTTACTCCGTTCGTATAGATGAGACGTTGGTGGGAAAGTACATCGAAGATCTCAGTCGCCGCTACGGTAAACTGATTAACCCGGAGATTTCCGAGGAGAAAGATTGGCTCACTGCAGATCTGGTAGAGATCAGCGAGAGCGGAGAGATCATTCCCGGCGGCCTTTTCAAATCTTCCTCCATCTTTACAGAGCGTATTTCCAACGGAGAACTGAGAGGGAAATTTACAGGCCTGAAGCCTGAATCCACCCTCGAACTTTCCGGAAACGATTTCTCCGATGGAGAAGACGCCGCCTATTTTGCTCAATTGCTGCAGACCAATGCGGATAAGCTAAAGGCAACCCGCCTCAAGGTGACATTAAAGAATATTAACCGGCTAACACCTGCGGAGCTTAACCAGGATCTTTTTGACAAGATCTACGGCCCCGGCGCCGTGAACAGCCCTGAGGAATTCCGGGCCAGGGTGAGGGAAGAACTCTCGCGCATGTTCGAAGGAGAAAAAGATGTGAAATTCAGGAATACCGTGCGCAAGATGCTGCTCGGCAAGTTGAACCTGGCGCTTCCGGATACTTTCCTCAAGCGCTGGATACGCGCGGTGAACGATAAGCCGGTAACGGAGGAACAGGTAGAGGTGGAATACCCTTCCTATGCGGAACAGCTCAAATGGCAGCTTATTGAGAATAAACTGCTTAAGGATAACGATATCAAGATTGCGGATACCGAAGTGCTTGAGCATGTGAAACAGCTGGTAAAGTCGGAATATGAACGCATGGGAAGAACCGATGTAGAGGAAACAGAACTGAACGGTGTGGCTCACAGCGTACTTTCCAAAGAAGATGAAGCACGGAAAATCTATAGTCAGCTTTATGACCAGCGACTGCTTGCCTTATACAAAGACAAATTGACCCTGGATGTACAGGAAGTTTCTTACGAAGAATTTCAAAAAATCTAA
- a CDS encoding phosphatidylserine/phosphatidylglycerophosphate/cardiolipin synthase family protein, which produces MKEDDSIRFFKPGAAFFDALISAISEAEHYIHFQIYIFENDATGKRVSEALRQAAKRGVKVYMVLDAYGSGGIGARLVKEWKSDGIRVRFFAPLFGRKGFGIRRRLHHKIITVDGRIAFTGGMNIGDRYSGYGGGDIWMDHMILLKGIAVHELERICTLYWDRKTRKLILPLLTGSSMRGGITVLRNDRVRGKAEVAAAYKELLGSSRKSVFLIASYFLPGSSFRKALRSAALRGVEVTLLLPGKSDVGLAEAAMRHLYPWLIRYGIRIVEWKDTVLHAKWMSVDGTTVLFGSFNLNHLSDFSSIETNVRIENPSFVSSSENYFRNSVLPRCQTISPVIVTQHRTLYQRLKYRLAYMITRFLFRFMYRVTSRE; this is translated from the coding sequence TTGAAAGAAGATGACTCAATACGCTTTTTCAAACCGGGAGCTGCGTTTTTCGACGCGTTGATCTCTGCTATTTCTGAAGCAGAGCACTACATTCATTTTCAGATTTATATTTTTGAGAATGATGCTACCGGAAAAAGGGTTAGTGAAGCGCTCCGGCAGGCTGCTAAACGCGGCGTGAAAGTGTATATGGTACTGGATGCTTACGGATCGGGAGGCATCGGTGCAAGGCTGGTAAAAGAGTGGAAGTCAGACGGCATCCGGGTACGGTTTTTTGCTCCCCTTTTCGGCAGAAAAGGTTTTGGAATCCGCCGCCGGCTTCATCACAAGATCATCACGGTGGACGGCAGGATTGCTTTCACCGGGGGAATGAACATCGGTGACCGTTACAGCGGATACGGAGGAGGAGATATCTGGATGGATCATATGATCCTTCTTAAAGGAATTGCTGTTCATGAGCTGGAACGTATTTGTACGCTGTACTGGGACAGGAAAACAAGGAAGTTGATTCTGCCTCTGTTAACTGGTTCATCCATGCGCGGGGGAATAACGGTGTTGCGTAACGATCGTGTGAGAGGAAAAGCGGAAGTAGCGGCCGCTTATAAAGAGCTTCTGGGTAGCTCCAGGAAATCGGTTTTCCTTATTGCTTCCTATTTTCTTCCGGGATCATCTTTCCGGAAAGCACTTCGTTCCGCTGCTTTGCGCGGGGTGGAGGTAACCCTGCTGCTTCCCGGGAAAAGTGATGTGGGCCTGGCGGAGGCAGCCATGCGTCATTTATATCCCTGGCTGATCCGCTATGGGATCAGGATTGTGGAATGGAAGGATACCGTTTTGCATGCCAAATGGATGTCGGTAGACGGAACAACAGTATTGTTCGGGTCATTTAACCTGAATCACCTGAGTGATTTTTCCAGCATTGAGACGAATGTCAGGATTGAGAATCCTTCCTTTGTATCAAGCAGTGAAAATTATTTCCGGAACTCTGTTCTTCCCCGCTGCCAAACGATCAGTCCTGTTATTGTAACACAGCACAGGACACTGTATCAAAGATTGAAATACCGCCTGGCATACATGATCACCCGCTTTTTGTTCCGGTTCATGTACCGCGTCACTTCAAGGGAATAA